The Acidobacteriota bacterium genome has a window encoding:
- the avd gene encoding diversity-generating retroelement protein Avd translates to MSNEMTILTRAFDLLAWLVPRTEKFPKLYRQTVTARLLDAALDFQEALFDALSQSGTTRQRHLRAADAHLNKLRLYLRLAHQWRWLNDGQYHHVSEMVAEVGRLLGGWLKTQV, encoded by the coding sequence ATGTCCAATGAAATGACGATTTTGACGCGCGCTTTTGATTTGCTGGCTTGGCTCGTGCCGCGCACCGAGAAGTTCCCGAAGCTGTACCGCCAGACCGTGACCGCGCGCTTGCTCGACGCCGCGCTCGATTTTCAAGAGGCGCTCTTTGACGCGCTCAGCCAGAGCGGCACGACGCGCCAGCGGCATTTGCGCGCCGCCGATGCCCATCTGAACAAGCTGCGCCTTTACTTGCGGCTGGCCCATCAGTGGCGCTGGTTGAATGACGGTCAATATCACCACGTCAGCGAAATGGTCGCCGAAGTGGGCCGCTTGCTGGGCGGCTGGTTGAAGACGCAGGTTTAA
- a CDS encoding HAD family phosphatase: MEKPSIDLIVSDIDGTLITSDHVITPATKRMALELRMSGIHLCLASSRPPRSIKPIAQELGLRAPFAAFNGALIQLPDDQVMAGSVIPPNVTQRIRGMAMLLGLDVWLYDQKDWYVNMRTPFVDREAQTAGFMARTDVYMQQLKRDNVKLTVVGTPDVVLKAQERIRGEMGTMVSASRSKPRFLDVTAHGWDKAALVKRMGTLLNVTPEHIAAIGDGPNDVGLFRQAIMSIAMGQAVDNIKQQAIHVTASNDEDGWARGIEQFILRRKR, translated from the coding sequence ATGGAAAAACCCAGTATTGATCTAATCGTCTCGGACATAGATGGCACGCTCATCACGTCAGATCACGTCATCACGCCCGCCACCAAGCGGATGGCGTTGGAACTGCGCATGAGTGGCATCCATCTGTGCCTGGCGAGTTCACGCCCACCGCGCAGCATCAAGCCGATAGCGCAGGAGTTGGGTTTGCGCGCACCCTTTGCCGCCTTTAACGGCGCGCTGATTCAATTGCCCGACGATCAAGTCATGGCCGGCAGCGTCATTCCGCCCAACGTGACGCAACGCATCCGGGGGATGGCGATGCTCTTGGGGCTGGATGTGTGGCTTTACGATCAGAAGGATTGGTACGTCAATATGCGCACGCCTTTTGTGGATCGTGAAGCGCAGACGGCCGGTTTCATGGCGCGCACGGATGTTTACATGCAGCAGCTCAAACGCGACAACGTCAAACTGACGGTCGTGGGCACGCCGGATGTCGTCTTGAAAGCACAGGAACGCATTCGTGGCGAAATGGGAACGATGGTGTCGGCTTCGCGCTCGAAACCGCGCTTTCTGGATGTGACCGCCCACGGTTGGGACAAAGCGGCGTTGGTGAAACGGATGGGCACGTTGTTGAACGTGACGCCGGAACATATCGCCGCGATAGGCGACGGCCCCAATGACGTCGGTCTCTTTCGTCAGGCCATCATGAGCATTGCCATGGGGCAGGCCGTGGACAACATCAAACAACAAGCCATCCACGTGACAGCCTCGAATGACGAGGATGGTTGGGCACGTGGGATCGAGCAGTTCATTCTCAGGAGAAAACGTTAA
- the pgl gene encoding 6-phosphogluconolactonase, with amino-acid sequence MATRLLNLPQANVRAYVDAEELALKAAHYFARLADQYVIGDGLFTVALSGGSTPQAMFKLLAQEPFYSTVPWSEIHFFWADERCVPPDHADSNYRAAYELLLSKVPVKPENIQRFNSEDAEPARAAELYCLQLQKFFSAGLAANRTITAPIAAFPRFDLVLLGMGADGHTASLFPDTVALKAQDQIAVANYVPQLAARRLTLTVGSINNARNVTFLVSGKEKAETLRQVLTGPPRPDALPSQLIKPANGTLLWLVDEAAVSGMGRF; translated from the coding sequence ATGGCTACGAGGTTGCTAAATCTGCCCCAGGCCAATGTGCGGGCATACGTGGATGCGGAAGAACTGGCGTTAAAGGCCGCGCATTATTTTGCGCGGCTGGCCGATCAATATGTGATCGGCGACGGCCTGTTCACCGTGGCGCTGTCGGGCGGCTCGACGCCGCAGGCGATGTTCAAGCTGTTGGCGCAGGAGCCGTTTTATTCGACCGTGCCCTGGTCAGAGATTCATTTCTTCTGGGCCGATGAACGCTGTGTGCCGCCGGATCATGCGGACAGTAACTATCGCGCGGCCTATGAACTGTTGCTGTCGAAAGTGCCGGTCAAGCCGGAAAACATCCAGCGCTTTAACAGCGAAGACGCCGAACCCGCGCGCGCCGCAGAGCTTTATTGCCTGCAATTGCAGAAATTTTTCTCTGCCGGGCTGGCGGCGAACCGCACGATCACCGCGCCGATCGCGGCGTTCCCGCGCTTCGATCTGGTGTTGCTGGGGATGGGGGCGGACGGGCATACCGCTTCGTTGTTTCCGGACACGGTGGCTCTCAAGGCGCAAGACCAAATTGCCGTCGCCAATTATGTCCCGCAACTCGCTGCGCGCCGCCTGACCTTGACGGTCGGGTCTATCAACAACGCCCGCAATGTGACCTTTCTGGTCAGCGGCAAGGAAAAGGCCGAGACCTTGCGCCAAGTGCTGACTGGCCCGCCGCGCCCTGACGCCTTGCCCAGTCAACTGATCAAACCTGCCAATGGAACGCTGCTCTGGTTGGTGGATGAAGCGGCGGTGAGCGGTATGGGCAGGTTTTGA
- a CDS encoding VWA domain-containing protein, producing the protein MTRWFLLLGLALIAPLSLPAPRAAQQPAPQVKPTPAPKPGASPQTTPQTTEQDNVVRISTQLVQIDAVVTDRKGNHLDDLQEEEFELLVDGKKQPLTYFSLTKLKREAAPAASSKDANAPKNAAPTTMPTRNLEPERVARTIAFVVDDLGLSFESTAYTRDALKKFVSQQMQDGDLVGIIRTGRGLGALQQFTSDKRILYAAIDKLTWNPISRDMIPRFGVNDPGASAGEDEDSRQARQDAQNRFNEFRDTVFSVGTLGAINFVVRGLRELPGRKMVVLVSDGFQLFGRDRDNTQVLDNVRRLVDLANRSSVVIYALDAKGLLPLGMTAADDVSQMSQQQINERYSQQSQALADSQEGLTYVARETGGFAMLNNNDLSFGIKQVLKDNESYYLLGFDPEDSSFDRKFHALKVRVTRSGVQVRSRSGFLGIADSAPRPQPKTRDEQILATLYSPFGARDLSLQMTSFFFNVEQPSTPAATAAAPSPNAAAPKTQPKTANDKDNKMPPGTLSFVRSFFHIDADKLTFTDLPDNKKELKLELVAFAFNEEGVVVDQHGRSFAVTLDAARYQKVLERGFFYVADIPIKKPGAYQFRAILRDPNSSKVGSAGQFLQIPDLKKNRLAMSGLVLTGETLPPAGQPATPPATSQESAVKNVDWEASVALRRFPRNVRLIYGFFAYNATLNAAKQPDLLLQVELFQDGKRVFQGQPRPLEYNDKSQLKRLDCVGQLGLTGFSPGEYMLHVIVTDKLAKQKFAQADQWMDFSVR; encoded by the coding sequence ATGACTCGCTGGTTTTTGCTGCTCGGCCTGGCGTTAATCGCGCCGCTGTCTCTGCCTGCTCCGCGCGCGGCGCAACAGCCTGCTCCCCAAGTGAAACCCACACCCGCGCCCAAGCCTGGCGCATCACCCCAGACAACACCGCAAACGACCGAGCAAGACAACGTCGTCCGCATCTCGACCCAACTCGTGCAGATTGACGCCGTCGTGACCGACCGCAAGGGCAATCACCTAGACGATCTGCAAGAGGAAGAGTTTGAATTGCTGGTGGATGGTAAGAAACAGCCGCTTACCTATTTCTCGCTCACTAAACTCAAACGCGAAGCGGCTCCCGCCGCCTCTTCCAAAGATGCCAACGCGCCAAAAAATGCCGCGCCCACGACCATGCCCACGCGCAATTTGGAACCGGAGCGAGTGGCGCGCACGATTGCCTTTGTAGTGGATGACCTGGGCCTCTCGTTTGAAAGTACGGCCTACACGCGCGACGCGCTGAAAAAATTTGTCAGCCAGCAAATGCAGGACGGCGATCTGGTCGGCATCATCCGCACCGGGCGCGGCCTTGGTGCATTGCAGCAATTCACCAGCGACAAACGCATCCTGTATGCGGCCATAGACAAACTCACCTGGAATCCGATCAGCCGCGACATGATCCCGCGCTTTGGCGTCAACGATCCCGGCGCGTCGGCGGGCGAAGATGAAGATTCTCGCCAAGCGCGCCAGGACGCGCAAAATCGCTTCAATGAATTCCGTGACACGGTGTTTTCGGTCGGCACGCTGGGTGCGATCAATTTCGTCGTGCGCGGCTTGCGCGAATTGCCGGGGCGCAAAATGGTGGTGCTGGTTTCCGATGGCTTTCAACTTTTTGGACGCGACCGCGACAATACGCAGGTGCTCGACAATGTGCGCCGGCTGGTAGACCTCGCCAATCGTTCCAGCGTCGTGATCTATGCGCTCGATGCCAAAGGGCTGTTGCCGCTGGGCATGACCGCCGCCGACGACGTGAGCCAGATGTCGCAGCAACAGATCAACGAACGCTATTCCCAGCAATCCCAGGCGCTGGCCGATTCGCAAGAAGGGCTGACCTACGTGGCGCGCGAAACCGGCGGCTTTGCCATGCTCAACAACAACGATCTGAGCTTTGGCATCAAGCAGGTGCTGAAAGACAACGAGAGTTATTACCTGTTGGGCTTCGATCCCGAAGACAGCAGTTTCGACCGCAAGTTTCATGCGCTCAAAGTGCGCGTGACCCGCTCCGGCGTGCAAGTGCGCTCGCGTTCGGGCTTTCTGGGCATTGCGGATTCAGCGCCGCGCCCGCAGCCCAAAACCCGCGATGAGCAGATTCTGGCGACGCTCTATTCGCCCTTTGGCGCACGCGATTTGTCGTTGCAGATGACCTCGTTTTTTTTCAATGTCGAGCAACCATCAACGCCGGCAGCCACGGCTGCCGCGCCGTCGCCCAATGCCGCCGCGCCTAAGACGCAACCCAAGACTGCAAATGACAAAGACAACAAAATGCCGCCCGGCACGCTCTCGTTTGTGCGCTCGTTCTTCCACATTGACGCCGACAAGCTGACGTTCACCGATCTGCCGGACAACAAGAAGGAACTCAAGCTGGAATTGGTCGCCTTCGCGTTTAACGAAGAAGGCGTCGTGGTGGATCAACATGGGCGCTCGTTCGCCGTCACGCTGGACGCAGCCCGCTATCAAAAAGTGCTGGAGCGCGGCTTCTTTTATGTGGCTGACATCCCCATCAAAAAGCCCGGCGCCTATCAGTTTCGCGCCATCCTGCGCGACCCCAACAGCAGCAAAGTCGGCTCTGCCGGACAATTCCTGCAAATCCCGGATTTGAAAAAGAACCGCCTGGCCATGTCCGGCCTGGTCTTGACCGGCGAAACTCTCCCACCCGCCGGACAACCGGCCACGCCGCCGGCCACCTCGCAGGAAAGCGCGGTCAAGAATGTGGATTGGGAAGCGTCGGTGGCCTTGCGCCGCTTTCCCCGCAACGTGCGCCTGATTTATGGCTTTTTCGCCTACAACGCGACGCTCAACGCCGCCAAACAACCTGACCTCTTGCTGCAAGTGGAACTCTTTCAAGACGGCAAACGGGTTTTTCAAGGACAGCCGCGCCCGCTGGAATACAACGACAAATCCCAGCTGAAACGCCTGGATTGCGTAGGGCAACTCGGCCTGACCGGCTTCAGCCCCGGCGAATACATGTTGCACGTAATTGTCACGGATAAGCTGGCCAAACAGAAATTTGCGCAAGCCGATCAGTGGATGGATTTCAGCGTGCGTTAA